The genomic window GCTGTATCTTTTGCTGCCACTATCTTCTGCCAATTTTAGCTAGATGTACAAGGACTAAGTGAAAAATATATAATTTTTTCAAATATATCGTATAAAGTACTTTGCCCAAAGTATAAATACAAATGTAAAAAGGTCGGTGAGGTTAAGGCAAGTAAATGCTTTTGCGTATGTAAAGTTATATTTTATCGAAGTTTAATAAGGTAAAGTGAAGTAAAAATACTTCTGATAATTTAGTTTAAACAATAGTAAAAAACATTGATATTTTATTAAACTAATTTTTTAGAATAAATAATTGTGTGAAAGCTTTTTTAAAATCAAGGTTGAGTCATCAAGGGAAATTTAAATGAATCAATTTCTATTTTCAACAAGTTGGTTTGTGCCTTTATATAGCTTATTGGGCGCAATTTTGACGTTGCCGTGGGGAATAGGAATAATTCAGCGAACAGGGCCAAGACCTGCGGCATACATAAACTTGTTGACGACGGTTTTGGCTTTTGGCCATAGCTTGTTTGTATTTAAAAATATATGGGATAGAGAACCAGAAAAGTTACTGGTGCCCTGGTTCAAAGCTGCGGATTTAGACTTATCTTTTACCTTGGAACTCTCAGCAGTCAGCATTGGGGCAACAGTTTTAATTACAGGGTTAAGCTTACTGGCACAAGTTTACGCTCTGGGTTACATGGAAAAAGACTGGTCGTTGGCGCGTTTTTTTGGGCTGCTGGGATTTTTTGAAGCAGCGCTGAGTGGTCTAGCAATCAGTGATTCTTTGTTTCTTAGCTATGCCCTATTGGAAGTCCTAACACTTTCGACTTACTTGTTGGTGGGGTTCTGGTATGCTCAACCGCTAGTAGTTACAGCGGCGCGGGATGCGTTTTTAACCAAACGGGTGGGAGACTTGTTGCTGCTGATGGGTGTGGTGACGCTTTCCACCCTAGCCGGCAGTTTGAACTTTTCAGATTTATATGAGTGGGCGCAAACAGCTAATTTAAGCCCAATGACATCAGCATTGTTGGGGTTGGCGTTAATTGCTGGGCCTGCTGGTAAATGTGCCCAATTTCCATTGCACCTGTGGTTAGATGAGGCAATGGAAGGGCCCAATCCCGCATCGGTAATGCGAAACTCGCTGGTAGTAGCTGGTGGTGCTTATTTACTGTATAAACTGCAACCATTGTTAGCCCTGTCGCCAGTTGCCTTGAATGTATTGGTAGTCATGGGCACGGTGACAGCGATTGGGGCAACATTAGTATCCATAGCTCAAATTGACATTAAACGATCGCTATCTCATTCCACCAGTGCATACATGGGCTTAGTGTTTTTGGCGGTGGGGTTGCAGCAAGGGGGTGTAGCCTTGATGTTGCTGTTAACTCATGCGATCGCTAAAGCATTATTATTTATGAGTTCTGGTTCAGTAATTTTGACTACCCAAAGCCAAGACTTGACAGAAATGGGCGGTCTGTGGTCACGGATGCCAGCCACTACCACTGCCTTTATTGTCGGTTCTGCGGGCATGGTAACACTGCTACCATTGGGAGGCTTCTGGGCAATGCTAGCATGGGCTGACGGTTTCGTGAATATTAGCCCTTGGGTGATTGGGGTTTTATTATTGGTCAATGGCTTGACAGCATTGAACTTGACCAGAGTTTTCAGATTAGTCTTCTGGGGGAAACCGCAACAGAAAACCCGTCGTACCCCAGAAGTTGCTTGGCAGATGGCCTTGCCAATGGTGATTCTCACAGTGCTGACTTTGCTTTTGCCTTTGATGCTACAGCAATGGTACTTACTACCAGATTGGGAAAGTATTAATTGGTATGTGGCGTTAGCGTTGTTTGCTTCTACTGCGGTGGGTATAGGTGTAGGGTGTACAGTTTATCTGCATAAAGCTTGGTCAAGATCCACAATCTTGGCGTGGAGATTTCTGCAAGACTTGTTAGGTTATGATTTTTATATTGACCGAGTTTATCGTGTAACTGTGGTAGGTGCAGTAGCACTGCTATCTAAAATTTCTGCTTGGAGCGATCGCTATTTAGTCGATGGTCTAGTAAACTTGGTTGGGTTTGCGACAATTCTCGGCGGACAAACTTTAAAATACAGCATTTCTGGGCAATCTCAGGGCTATATGTTGACCATCCTAGCAGTTGTCAGCGTCCTGGGTTTTTTCATCAGCTGGTCATCGGGTTTACTAGATAAATTGCCTTTTTAACTGAGTTAGGAGTTAGGAGAGACGCGATTAATCGCGTCTGTACAGAAGTTAGGAGTTAAAAGTTAAAAGTTACTATTCTCTTCTGCTCCCCCTGCTCCCCCTTTCCCGTGCTTCCCTTACCTGAATTCTATGCTTAGTGTTTTAATTTTAGTGCCGTTAATCGGTGCAGCTTTAATTGGTTTCTCACCCTCTGGTATCAGTGGTAAATTTGCCCGTGGGGTGGCTTTAGTGTTTGCCAGTATTGCTTTCTTGTGGACAATCGTACTAGCAATTCAGTTCCATCCAGGGGAAATCACTCAACAGTTTGCCGAGTCTCTCCCTTGGGTAGATGTTTTAGGCTTGAACTATAATCTTGGGATAGATGGTTTATCTTTGCCGTTGCTGGTTTTGAATGGATTGTTAACTTGCATTGCCATCTACAGCAGCGATGAATCTTTACAGCGCCCTAAATTTTATTACTTTTTGATCCTATTATTAAGCGCTGGGGTGACTGGAGCCTTTCTGGCACAGGATTTACTGCTATTTTTCCTGTTTTACGAATTGGAACTAATCCCGCTATATCTGTTGATAGCTATTTGGGGTGGAGCCAAGCGGGGTTATGCGGCAACAAAATTTCTCATTTATACCGCCGTTTCTGGAATCTTGATTTTGGCAAGTTTCCTCGGCATGGTTTGGCTGAGTGGTTCCTCTAACTTTGCACTAGCAACCTTGAACACTACGACTCTACCTTTAGCGACACAGCTTTTACTGCTAGCGGGGATTTTGGTAGGTTTCGGGATTAAAATTCCCTTAGTTCCCTTTCATACTTGGTTGCCAGATGCTCACGTTGAAGCTTCCACACCAATTTCTGTGCTGTTGGCTGGGGTGTTGTTGAAGTTGGGAACTTACGGCTTACTGCGGTTTGGCATGAATTTGTTACCAGAAGCTTGGGCTTATGTGGCTCCTTGGTTAGCGACTTGGGCAGTAGTGAGTGTACTGTATGGTGCATCCTGCGCGATCGCCCAAACCGATATGAAAAAAATGGTGGCATACAGTTCTATTGGACACATGGGCTACATACTTTTAGCGGCGGCGGCGGCTACACCATTAAGCGTGTTGGGTGCTGTTATGCAGATGATTAGCCACGGTATGATTTCCGCCATGCTGTTTTTGCTGGTAGGGGTTGTGTATAAAAAAGCCGGAAGCCGGGATTTAGAAGTCTTGCAAGGACTACTGAACCCAGAACGGGGTATGCCCGTAATTGGTAGCTTGATTGTTGTGGGAGTCATGGCCAGCGCTGGTATACCGGGAATGGTCGGGTTTATTTCCGAATTCATCGTTTTTCGGGGGAGTTTCCCAGTTTTTCCAGTGCAAACCTTGCTATGCATGATTGGTACAGGCTTAACTGCGGTTTACTTTCTAATACTTCTCAACCGCGCCTTTTTTGGACGCCTGTCTGCACAAGTTATCAACTTGCCTCGGGTGTATTGGAGCGATCGCGCCCCAGCTGCAATTTTAGCTGTGCTGATTGTGATTTTCGGCATTCAACCTGGTTGGTTAGTGCGCTGGAGTGAACCAACAATTACAGGAATGGTAAATAGCCAAAACGTAGTAGTAGCAGTGTCCTTGGATAAAGCAATGGGGACTGGGGATTAGGGACTGGGGAAGAAGCAGGAGAGCAGGGAGCAGGGAGCAAGGGAGAAGAAAGAGTTTTCCCCTCTGCCCCTTGCCTCTCTGCCTCTTTTCAATGTCCAATCCCCAGTACTAAATCCCTAATCCCTATACTTTTGGAGAGATAGCAATGGTAACTATTAAAAAGAAAGCGACTCACAATCCCTTAGCTGAGTATATTGAACGTCTACAAAAAGGAGAAGCATTACTCCCCGATAACCCAGAGAATGTGCTGGAAGTTGTTGGTATTCTTAAAAGCTATGGCGTAGTTTTAGATGCCTACTCAAAAAATCTTAACTATATTGCCGAGCATCAGTTTTTAGTATTTTTCCCATTTTTTAAATACTTTAATGGAGAGGTTTCTTTTCAGAAATTATTCCGTCACTGGTGGCATGACCGGATTAATTTTGAATATGCCGAGTATTGTATGAAAGCCATGATGTGGCACGGTGGCGGCGGACTAGATACATATTTAGATACAAAAGAATTTAAAGAAAGAGCGCAAGCTGTTATCGGCGCAAAATTTAAAAATAATCCCTTAGTTCCGGGTATTAACCAACTGTTTCCAGATTTCTTAACAGAACACTTGCGCGTCTCTGCTTACTACACTGGTTTAGGTCAATTCTGGCGAGTAATGGCTGATATGTTCCTCAGCTTATCAGACTGCTACGACCAAGGTGAAATCAAATCGATTCCCCAAGTTGTAGACCACATTAAAACAGCCTTAGTGGCAAATGCATCAAACCCAATTACCTACGCCGTAAAAATTCGGGATGAAGTCTATGAAATCATTCCCAAAAGCGTTGGTTTGACCTTCTTAGCAGATACAGCAATACCTTATGTAGAGGCAGTATTCTTCCGGGGAACTCCTTTCCACGGTACTGTTTCATATAACGCCCAAGGATCTCAAATTCCCCCAGATCAAAGTCGATTTCAATATGGCGCATTGTATGCCGATCCTTTACCCATAGGCGGCGCCGGTATTCCTCCCACCATGTTGATGCAGGATATGCGTCATTATCTTCCAGAGTATTTGCACGAAATTTATCGTCGTAGTCTTCGGGGTGAAGATGATTTGCGAGTCCAAATTTGCATGAGTTTCCAAAAATCGATGTTTTGCGTAACGACAGCAACGATTTTGGGACTGATGCCTTATCCTTTGGATACTAAAGATCCAAATGAGGAAAAAGGTAATCGAGTTTATTTAGAGAAGTGGATGGATCGGTTACAAACTTCGCGGTTGTTGGATGTCAATAAATAACTGAATTGAATACAGATAAATTTCAGATGCTTCTCAATCGCTATAAAAATCTGCATCTAATTCAGCAACTTTACCTAGTGCAAGATCATTGTCGGATTTATTACTTGATGAATGGCTATGAGTTTCCTTGGGATATGACGCGATCGCTCGAAGTTGCTTTGATGCGAACTTATTGCGTTCCCAGTATTTCTAAATTGCTGAATCAGACAGGAGAATTTACCCATCGTCCGCAAAAACGCTACGATGATCCGTCAATAATTGTTGGAGAGATGATTCAGTAGGGTTATGATAGCGATGTCTGACGACAAGCCGCTTTGCGTCTATGCGGCAAACAAGCCCTGGAGCCAGATTAATCCGGTTATTCCAACCTGGGAATAACCCTGATTTTTATATTGACTCTCCTATCCCCAGCTATCCCACTGGCTATGAAATTGCAAATGTGGGACCACCGGAAAATGTTAAGCAGCAAAGCTCTGGCTAACTTGTTTAAGCGATTGGCATCTTGTGTCAGCAACTCTTACCATAGCCCTTATCCAAAGACCTACGCTTCTGGTTCAACACCAAGCGATCGCAATTGAGCAGTTAAGCGATCGGCTCTTTCCTCACCAGTCAACAACAAATTACCTTGCGAATCCCACCAGCGTAGCCAAGGTAATTCCATATTCTGATATTGTCCCTGCCATAGACCTAACTCAACCCCTAAAGGATGTATAGGATAATGCCCACGTTCATTTGCTGTTAATAACTGATATTGTCCACCAATTAATTCATAAACTTCCACATTGGCTTTATTCACTTCATAAATGCCGTAGAAGGGAGGACGAATCACCTGCTCATAAATCCAAAATTTCCCCTTCCAAGGAGTTTTATCTCGCTCCTCACTACCATCCCCAGAGACAAATTCTAATGCAATCAATGGGGCAATAAACTCTCGCCATAGTACATAAGACCTGCGCGTTTGCCCATTCAGAGTAGGTGGTACATTCCCTACATAGAACCAGTCTGGTGCTTCTGCACCTTTTTCTGGGGGGTCAGTCATCCGCCAGTAGATACCGCTATCTTGACCTATACAGTATTGCCCATCAGGATGACGTTTTTGCAATATCGGTTTAATCGAGTCTGTTAGGAGAATGCTTTGGGGATATTCTTGAAAGTTTTTCACGAAAGTACCGTCAGACTCTGGTAGCTGCGTATGGTCTGGGAACGGTGTGAGGGCGGTGGATGGATCGGTTGCAGAGGTCATAAGGCTACCTTTGCAGGAGTAAGGGTTGTTTTTTAGTTTAGCAGTGGAAGGGGAGATGCCTGCGGTAGTCTACATCAAAGCTCTTTAAATATTCTCCACCCATAAAAGATTACTGATGTAAGCACTGGTTCTGAGTGCGTTGTAAAATTTTTCGTCTGCTGTTACCATCTGGCATTGTTGAGTAATAGCAAGGGCTAAGTATAAACTGTCATACACTGCACGATCTGTCTGAAGGGCAATATCTAAAGCAAGTGGCATTAAAGGTTGAGATAAGTACACCTCTACAGGAACTGCATTTAAATCTGCTAATATTTGTCTTGCATTTTCAGCCGTGTCTTCACCACGACGGACTCGTTTCCACAAGACGTTTCCCACTTCTGGGAAGAAAAAATCTGGAACTAAGAAAGTATGATTACTTGCTACTAAACGCCTAGCTGCATCAGAGTAGACTTCAGGGATGAACCACTTTATAGCAATGCTAGCATCTAAAACATACTGACTCACCGTTCTCTATCCTCGCGGAGAAGTTCAGTACTATCACTGAAAATTCTTCCTGTATATCTAACTTGAGCGTGTGCTACAGCTTCTCTGGCTTTTTCCATGTCGCCGCCAGTGTGATAGTGTGTCACTTTTTCAGCCGCTTGTTGTAGGATCTGCTTTAGTTCCTCTTGCAAAGACCTACCATGTTGTTTGGCAAGAGTTTCTAGCTTTTCTAGAATAATGGGGTCTAAATCTTCAACTAAGATTTGAGCCATAATTTTTACATTCTATCTCTTCGTATGGACAAATTTGCTTTAGATAACAATATGAAAGATGATCGCACTTTCATTAAATC from Nostoc sp. UHCC 0926 includes these protein-coding regions:
- a CDS encoding NAD(P)H-quinone oxidoreductase subunit F, with protein sequence MNQFLFSTSWFVPLYSLLGAILTLPWGIGIIQRTGPRPAAYINLLTTVLAFGHSLFVFKNIWDREPEKLLVPWFKAADLDLSFTLELSAVSIGATVLITGLSLLAQVYALGYMEKDWSLARFFGLLGFFEAALSGLAISDSLFLSYALLEVLTLSTYLLVGFWYAQPLVVTAARDAFLTKRVGDLLLLMGVVTLSTLAGSLNFSDLYEWAQTANLSPMTSALLGLALIAGPAGKCAQFPLHLWLDEAMEGPNPASVMRNSLVVAGGAYLLYKLQPLLALSPVALNVLVVMGTVTAIGATLVSIAQIDIKRSLSHSTSAYMGLVFLAVGLQQGGVALMLLLTHAIAKALLFMSSGSVILTTQSQDLTEMGGLWSRMPATTTAFIVGSAGMVTLLPLGGFWAMLAWADGFVNISPWVIGVLLLVNGLTALNLTRVFRLVFWGKPQQKTRRTPEVAWQMALPMVILTVLTLLLPLMLQQWYLLPDWESINWYVALALFASTAVGIGVGCTVYLHKAWSRSTILAWRFLQDLLGYDFYIDRVYRVTVVGAVALLSKISAWSDRYLVDGLVNLVGFATILGGQTLKYSISGQSQGYMLTILAVVSVLGFFISWSSGLLDKLPF
- a CDS encoding NADH-quinone oxidoreductase subunit M, yielding MLSVLILVPLIGAALIGFSPSGISGKFARGVALVFASIAFLWTIVLAIQFHPGEITQQFAESLPWVDVLGLNYNLGIDGLSLPLLVLNGLLTCIAIYSSDESLQRPKFYYFLILLLSAGVTGAFLAQDLLLFFLFYELELIPLYLLIAIWGGAKRGYAATKFLIYTAVSGILILASFLGMVWLSGSSNFALATLNTTTLPLATQLLLLAGILVGFGIKIPLVPFHTWLPDAHVEASTPISVLLAGVLLKLGTYGLLRFGMNLLPEAWAYVAPWLATWAVVSVLYGASCAIAQTDMKKMVAYSSIGHMGYILLAAAAATPLSVLGAVMQMISHGMISAMLFLLVGVVYKKAGSRDLEVLQGLLNPERGMPVIGSLIVVGVMASAGIPGMVGFISEFIVFRGSFPVFPVQTLLCMIGTGLTAVYFLILLNRAFFGRLSAQVINLPRVYWSDRAPAAILAVLIVIFGIQPGWLVRWSEPTITGMVNSQNVVVAVSLDKAMGTGD
- a CDS encoding CO2 hydration protein, with translation MVTIKKKATHNPLAEYIERLQKGEALLPDNPENVLEVVGILKSYGVVLDAYSKNLNYIAEHQFLVFFPFFKYFNGEVSFQKLFRHWWHDRINFEYAEYCMKAMMWHGGGGLDTYLDTKEFKERAQAVIGAKFKNNPLVPGINQLFPDFLTEHLRVSAYYTGLGQFWRVMADMFLSLSDCYDQGEIKSIPQVVDHIKTALVANASNPITYAVKIRDEVYEIIPKSVGLTFLADTAIPYVEAVFFRGTPFHGTVSYNAQGSQIPPDQSRFQYGALYADPLPIGGAGIPPTMLMQDMRHYLPEYLHEIYRRSLRGEDDLRVQICMSFQKSMFCVTTATILGLMPYPLDTKDPNEEKGNRVYLEKWMDRLQTSRLLDVNK
- a CDS encoding Uma2 family endonuclease → MTSATDPSTALTPFPDHTQLPESDGTFVKNFQEYPQSILLTDSIKPILQKRHPDGQYCIGQDSGIYWRMTDPPEKGAEAPDWFYVGNVPPTLNGQTRRSYVLWREFIAPLIALEFVSGDGSEERDKTPWKGKFWIYEQVIRPPFYGIYEVNKANVEVYELIGGQYQLLTANERGHYPIHPLGVELGLWQGQYQNMELPWLRWWDSQGNLLLTGEERADRLTAQLRSLGVEPEA
- a CDS encoding type II toxin-antitoxin system VapC family toxin, with protein sequence MSQYVLDASIAIKWFIPEVYSDAARRLVASNHTFLVPDFFFPEVGNVLWKRVRRGEDTAENARQILADLNAVPVEVYLSQPLMPLALDIALQTDRAVYDSLYLALAITQQCQMVTADEKFYNALRTSAYISNLLWVENI
- a CDS encoding FitA-like ribbon-helix-helix domain-containing protein, translated to MAQILVEDLDPIILEKLETLAKQHGRSLQEELKQILQQAAEKVTHYHTGGDMEKAREAVAHAQVRYTGRIFSDSTELLREDRER